The sequence TTACCGGCCAGTTGGGTAATATCTACGGTTTGAAAGGTGCCCGTAGTTTGATAATTGCCGTTGAGCGAATAAGTAGCATCGCTGCCCGAAAGCGAGGCCAGGTTAAAGGTGGCATTTGCCGAGTTAACGCTTGTTAAGTTAGCTGCATCAAAGCTGCCATTGTATTTAACCGTGCTCGACAAGTTATCCTGGATATTATTATTGCAATTAACCATATAATAGTAGCCCAGCGCATAGTTGTAATTGATGGTAGATGTTGATGCCTCTTGCCGGGCCAGCGCGAATGAATCGATCACACCGCAGCCTTTTCCGGCATTGGTTACATTTTTAGCATAAAGGGCAATATCATTTTTAATGTTTGCAAAGCCATTGGCATTTACCGAAAGTGCGGCCCCAACCATGGTAGCGGCCTGGGCATTGGTAATATTGGTGGTTTTAACCGCATTTTCCTTTTTGCACGATGCAAATAAAATAACGGCCGCGGTAGTTAATAGTAGAAAATTTCTCATAGTGGTTGGGGTATTGGTCTCCCTTTTGATTACGAAAAACTAAAAAGGTTTAAGTTTATATTAAATATTATACGCCAATAGTACAGCAATTGTTTTAAAATGGTTGCTTTTTACACCAGATGCACTAATATTATTACATAAGGCCCCAATAAAAAAGCCTGAGAACCGACCTAAACGGTCAATCTCAGGCATTTAAAAAATATATGTCTGTTACAATGTTGCAGATAGTTTATTCATGGTCTCCATATCCTCATCCGTCAACTCAATATCGGCAGCTTTTACGTTTTCTTCCAGGTGTTTTACTTTGGATGTTCCCGGTATAAGCAGGATATTATTGGAGTGGTGCAGTAGCCAGGTAAGGGCAATTTGGTGTACGGTAACTCCTTGCTTGCGGGCTATCAGCTGTAGTTTTTCCTGCACGGCAACATTCCCGGCGTTTAGCGGGAACCAGGGGATGAAAGCGATATTTTGTTCTTCGGTATATTTTAGTACCTGTTCCCATTTGCGGTTATCAACACTGTACATATTTTGCACCGATACCACATCAAAAAATTCCTGCGCTTTTTTTATTTCGGCCACATTAACTTCCGACAGGCCAATGTGCTTGACTTTACCTTGTTCCTGCGCTTTTTTCAAAAATTCAAACGATGCTTCGGCTGGTACTTTTGGGTCGATGCGGTGCAGCTGGTACAGGTCTATTTGTTCCAGTTTCAGGCGCTTCAGGCTGCCTTCAAGCGCTTCCTGTAAATGTTTGGGGCTGGCATCTACCGGCCATTGGTCGGGGCCGGTACGCAGCAGGCCACCTTTGGTGCCAATTACCAGGTCGGTTGGGTAAGGGTGCAGGGCTTCGGCAATTAATTCTTCCGAGATATGCGGGCCGTAACTATCGGCTGTATCAATAAAATTAATACCCAGATCGATGCTGCGTTTTAACACGCGGATGGCTTCGTCCTTATCGGCCGGAGGCCCCCAAATGCCTTTGCCGGTAATGCGCATGGCGCCATAACCCATGCGGTTTACGGTAAGATCTTTGCCTATGGTGAACGTTTTGTTGAATGGTGTGCTCATGGTGTGTTTTTCTGTTAGGTAACAACAGCAAGTATGGCAAAAATGTTCGTATGATATCATCTGCACAATGTCAATTAATCGTTATTAAATAATAATATTACACTTATATTTAATGTGTTAATTCTAAAACGGCTCAAAAACGCGGTGAGATGCTCTGCCAGGGGTTAAAGCGGGCCGTACAATATCAACCATATATCTAAAAAAATAATATTGTTTGTAACGGAACGCGATGTTCTGGCATCTTATCAGCTTTAATACAAATACCTTATTACCAAAATGAAAAAGTTTAAAAAATGGATAGCGGTCACGGTGATCGTTATTGTAGTAGCCGTTACGGCGATGGTAACCTACGTAACCATGGTCCTGCCTAATGTAGGCAAACCTGAAGCAATAAAAATAGATTATACCCCGCAACGTATTGCTCATGGTAAATACCTGGCCAATCATGTAACTGTATGTATGGATTGCCACTCGGACCATGACTGGACCAAGTTCACAGGCCCGTCAGATACCAGTAAATTAGGCATAGGTGGGATGAAGTTCGATGCCGCGGTTGATCTGCCCGGCGAGATCTATGTGCCAAATATCACC comes from Mucilaginibacter mali and encodes:
- a CDS encoding aldo/keto reductase, which produces MSTPFNKTFTIGKDLTVNRMGYGAMRITGKGIWGPPADKDEAIRVLKRSIDLGINFIDTADSYGPHISEELIAEALHPYPTDLVIGTKGGLLRTGPDQWPVDASPKHLQEALEGSLKRLKLEQIDLYQLHRIDPKVPAEASFEFLKKAQEQGKVKHIGLSEVNVAEIKKAQEFFDVVSVQNMYSVDNRKWEQVLKYTEEQNIAFIPWFPLNAGNVAVQEKLQLIARKQGVTVHQIALTWLLHHSNNILLIPGTSKVKHLEENVKAADIELTDEDMETMNKLSATL